In the genome of Marinitoga sp. 1197, one region contains:
- the glnA gene encoding type I glutamate--ammonia ligase has protein sequence MEREDVLKIVEKEKVKFIRLQITDINGLLKNVEIPWDELKHSFKKGTMFDGSSIEGFVRIEESDMYLRPDPDTFAIYPWTDKGYKSARLICDVYNSNGTPFEGDPRYRLKLVLNKLKEKGFSAYVGPEPEFFLLPKDEKTNKPILRFLDEGGYFDLLPIDQGEETRKDIVLSLEEMGINVEASHHEVAPSQHEIDFTYDEALKTADNIQTFKLVVKTIALLNGLHATFMPKPFFGTNGSGMHTHLSLFKNDMNAFYDKNKEFELSDTLKYFVGGILKHIKAITAIANPTINSYKRLVPGYEAPVNIAWSPSNRSALIRVPASREMGTRIEVRSPDPTANPYLLLASLLAAGFEGIEKKIEPPAAIISNIYHMTAEERDKVGIDHLPSNLKEAIDELKQDELIKDVLGMHIFEKYVELKEKEWKEYSINVTDWEINKYLWIM, from the coding sequence GTGGAGAGGGAAGATGTTTTAAAAATTGTAGAAAAAGAAAAGGTAAAATTTATAAGATTACAAATTACAGATATTAATGGTTTACTAAAAAATGTTGAAATTCCATGGGATGAGCTTAAACATTCTTTTAAAAAAGGAACTATGTTTGATGGCTCTTCAATAGAAGGATTTGTTAGAATAGAAGAATCTGATATGTATTTAAGACCTGATCCAGATACTTTTGCCATTTATCCATGGACAGATAAAGGATATAAATCTGCACGACTAATATGTGATGTTTATAATTCAAACGGCACACCTTTTGAAGGAGATCCAAGATATAGATTAAAACTTGTCCTGAATAAATTGAAAGAAAAAGGATTTTCTGCTTATGTTGGACCAGAACCAGAATTCTTTTTACTTCCAAAAGATGAAAAAACAAATAAACCAATATTACGATTTTTAGATGAAGGCGGTTACTTCGATTTATTACCTATAGATCAGGGTGAAGAAACAAGAAAAGATATCGTTCTATCTTTAGAGGAGATGGGAATCAACGTTGAAGCTTCTCATCATGAAGTTGCTCCTTCACAACATGAAATAGATTTCACTTATGATGAAGCTCTCAAAACAGCCGATAATATCCAGACATTTAAACTTGTTGTAAAAACTATAGCTTTATTAAATGGATTACACGCAACATTTATGCCAAAGCCTTTTTTTGGTACAAATGGCTCTGGAATGCATACTCACTTGAGTTTATTTAAAAACGATATGAATGCTTTTTATGACAAAAATAAAGAATTCGAACTTAGTGATACTTTAAAATATTTTGTTGGCGGAATTTTAAAACATATAAAAGCAATTACAGCTATCGCTAATCCGACTATAAACAGTTATAAAAGACTGGTCCCTGGATATGAGGCTCCGGTAAATATAGCTTGGTCTCCAAGTAACAGAAGCGCTCTGATAAGAGTTCCTGCATCGCGTGAGATGGGTACAAGAATTGAAGTAAGAAGTCCAGATCCTACTGCAAATCCTTATTTATTATTAGCTTCTTTATTAGCGGCAGGTTTTGAAGGTATAGAGAAAAAAATAGAACCTCCTGCAGCAATAATTTCAAACATTTACCATATGACAGCTGAAGAAAGAGATAAAGTTGGCATTGACCATCTACCTTCAAATTTAAAAGAAGCCATAGATGAACTAAAACAGGATGAATTAATAAAAGATGTTCTTGGAATGCATATTTTTGAAAAATACGTTGAATTAAAAGAAAAAGAATGGAAAGAATACTCTATTAATGTAACTGATTGGGAAATTAATAAATACTTATGGATTATGTAA
- a CDS encoding methyl-accepting chemotaxis protein: MKNSNIKIFNSIGFKIGIIILSLSIIPLLIVTFFVNYSIKNQENIIKQNVNSQISVIQNNYKKQFDEYNKLLEKQIKEYNMDISRQIEKLNDSVNKKFEDFFIENYDKNLSTLFSIFENKIKENIKNLKDFLNAISRSSDLKTKSASKSISIVDRYSLLQPYADLQKFDGIQLWLVNPKIVTRKNSFEISIRGEIYKIQKKAESYMAGKDNLKNLNIISLVKMISSQIISKNLSYGLSKVTFIENKPYFLILTPVYDPVSTQKITGLLVGLKEFGYNDIVEIGNLINAYIVIYSSSGHPLFGNIPTSNLKFNLSNINKFITEKLLKKDTRSFYTTSQIFPLMYVQISKPLIKAKTDLNISLKSNFSLPEFKTQRISINLNIDMRKILNIILLIIAIIIIISIIISIYMGKRFSKDLYIVAQNLDNISQGNLKDIEKLQKRKNDEIGHMMKKIHDTIDFLISMFKNLNENVKRLNAATKEIDTSSEKLENTKNTIENIVTSVKKLMNDLEIFLSSLDKNMEILFENSNNILNESNTIEKTINKLSEFNTITKDMTSKTKSSTQLINNLTINLSNSFRNFNKKVEQIFDFVEKITDISRQTNLLALNAAIEAARAGEAGKGFAVVADEIRSLSIETNNIAEDISSQIGLIGNDMKILLNEVQSSQKNITSLDKIMDKFEKDMNEINNLTVELDRIFDILKNIIEEQNNVLKSFDKSKSEVNSFLKVSKKEILDFTKVINNETEVINTLIKQSEKLQKSSEKLTDIISFFKVN; encoded by the coding sequence GTGAAAAATTCTAATATTAAAATATTTAATTCTATAGGTTTTAAGATTGGTATTATAATCCTTTCTTTATCCATCATTCCTTTATTAATTGTTACTTTTTTCGTAAATTATTCTATAAAAAATCAGGAAAATATTATAAAACAAAATGTAAATTCACAAATATCTGTTATTCAAAATAATTACAAAAAACAATTTGATGAATATAATAAACTTCTGGAAAAACAGATAAAAGAATATAATATGGATATCTCAAGACAAATAGAGAAATTAAATGATTCTGTAAATAAAAAATTTGAAGACTTTTTTATAGAGAATTATGATAAAAATTTATCAACTTTATTTTCTATATTTGAAAACAAAATAAAAGAAAACATAAAGAATTTAAAAGATTTTTTAAATGCTATTAGTAGAAGTTCAGACTTAAAAACAAAATCAGCTTCAAAGTCCATTTCTATTGTTGATAGATATAGTTTATTACAGCCTTATGCAGACTTACAAAAATTTGATGGTATTCAATTGTGGTTGGTTAATCCAAAAATTGTTACAAGAAAAAATTCTTTTGAAATTTCAATAAGAGGTGAAATATATAAAATCCAGAAAAAAGCTGAAAGTTATATGGCTGGTAAAGATAATTTAAAAAATTTAAATATTATTAGTTTGGTTAAAATGATTTCATCTCAAATAATTTCAAAAAATTTATCTTATGGTTTAAGCAAAGTGACTTTCATAGAAAATAAACCTTATTTTCTTATTTTAACACCTGTATATGATCCTGTTTCAACACAAAAAATAACAGGATTATTGGTCGGATTAAAAGAATTCGGATATAACGATATTGTTGAAATAGGAAATTTAATAAATGCATATATCGTTATATATTCATCATCCGGACACCCATTATTCGGCAATATTCCAACATCTAATTTAAAATTCAATCTTTCCAATATAAATAAATTTATTACTGAAAAATTGCTAAAAAAAGATACGAGGAGTTTTTATACAACTTCACAAATTTTTCCTTTAATGTATGTCCAGATATCAAAACCACTGATAAAAGCAAAAACTGATTTAAATATAAGTTTAAAAAGCAATTTTTCCTTGCCAGAATTCAAAACACAACGTATTTCTATAAATTTAAACATAGACATGAGAAAAATTCTAAATATTATTTTGTTAATCATTGCAATAATTATTATAATTTCAATAATAATATCTATTTATATGGGAAAGAGGTTCTCAAAGGATTTATATATTGTGGCCCAAAACCTTGATAATATATCTCAGGGTAATTTAAAAGATATTGAAAAATTGCAAAAAAGAAAAAATGACGAAATTGGTCATATGATGAAAAAAATTCATGATACTATTGATTTCCTGATTTCTATGTTTAAGAATTTAAATGAAAATGTAAAGAGACTAAATGCTGCTACAAAAGAGATTGACACTTCCTCAGAAAAATTAGAGAATACAAAAAATACTATAGAAAATATCGTTACAAGCGTTAAAAAACTTATGAATGATCTTGAAATTTTTCTTAGTTCTCTTGATAAAAACATGGAAATTCTTTTTGAAAATAGCAATAATATATTAAATGAATCAAATACTATAGAAAAAACCATAAACAAATTAAGTGAATTTAATACGATAACAAAAGATATGACTTCCAAAACAAAAAGCTCCACACAATTAATAAATAATTTAACTATAAATCTCTCTAATAGCTTTAGAAACTTTAATAAAAAGGTAGAACAAATATTTGACTTTGTTGAAAAAATTACTGACATCTCCAGGCAAACAAATTTATTAGCATTAAATGCTGCAATAGAGGCTGCAAGAGCAGGTGAAGCAGGAAAAGGTTTCGCAGTTGTTGCAGATGAAATAAGAAGCTTATCTATTGAAACAAATAATATTGCTGAAGATATTTCAAGTCAGATTGGTTTAATTGGTAATGATATGAAAATATTATTAAATGAAGTTCAATCCTCACAAAAAAATATTACTTCTTTAGATAAAATAATGGATAAATTTGAAAAAGATATGAATGAAATAAATAATCTTACGGTAGAATTAGACAGAATTTTTGATATTCTAAAAAATATCATTGAAGAACAAAATAATGTTTTGAAATCATTCGATAAAAGCAAAAGCGAAGTAAATTCTTTCTTAAAAGTATCCAAAAAAGAAATTTTAGATTTTACTAAAGTAATAAATAACGAAACAGAGGTCATAAATACATTAATAAAACAATCTGAAAAACTCCAAAAAAGTTCTGAAAAACTAACCGATATTATTTCTTTTTTTAAAGTCAATTAG
- a CDS encoding proline--tRNA ligase yields MKMSKFYAPTLKEVPNDVEIKSHELLIRGGFIRKSASGVYTYLPLGTKVLKKIENIVREEMEKIGSQEILMPIIQPAEIWKESGRWDDYGPEMMKLKDRHNRDFTLGPTHEEMITTIIKNELRSYKQLPVSLFQIANKYRDEIRPRFGVLRAREFIMKDAYSFHDSEKSLDEAYNDFYKAYEKILERLGVDYLVVEADTGAIGGSNSHEFQIKAEYGESTIYYCDCGYAATDEKAESNIVFDEINENIKEIKKMDTPDVKSIDDVSSFLNVEKNKIVKSLLFKGRDGWILALIRGDFELNVSKLKAYFGDQTLTLGEPAEIKSTFGVETGFIGPIGIKDVKIIADLSVKNLKNFVVGGMEKDTHYMNVNLNRDFKVDDFVDIRVVSKGEPCPKCNSPLKEIKGIEVGQVFKLGTKYSEKLNAYYTAENGKQKPFIMGCYGWGVSRTLGAIVEQLHDDYGMMWPRSIAPFEIVIIPVSIKQKELVKKSEEIYNLLKDKYDVLYDDRDASPGFKFKDADLIGIPLKIIIGKKMKDGKVELKLRYEKNALEVDISESFNKLLEIVEKKLNEYDPKIYLNSIDKD; encoded by the coding sequence ATGAAAATGTCTAAATTTTATGCACCAACTTTAAAAGAAGTTCCTAATGATGTTGAAATTAAAAGTCACGAATTATTAATAAGAGGCGGTTTTATAAGAAAAAGCGCATCCGGTGTTTATACTTACTTACCTTTAGGTACAAAGGTTCTTAAGAAAATTGAAAATATCGTACGAGAAGAAATGGAAAAAATTGGTTCACAGGAAATATTAATGCCAATTATTCAACCCGCTGAAATCTGGAAAGAAAGTGGCAGATGGGATGATTATGGACCTGAAATGATGAAACTAAAGGATAGGCATAATAGAGACTTCACATTAGGCCCTACACATGAAGAGATGATTACCACTATTATAAAAAATGAATTAAGATCATATAAACAATTGCCAGTCTCTTTATTTCAAATCGCAAATAAATACAGGGATGAAATAAGACCAAGGTTTGGTGTTTTAAGAGCAAGAGAATTTATAATGAAAGACGCTTATTCATTTCACGATTCAGAAAAATCACTTGACGAGGCATACAACGATTTTTATAAAGCCTATGAAAAAATATTAGAGAGATTGGGCGTAGATTATTTAGTAGTAGAAGCTGATACTGGTGCCATCGGCGGAAGTAATTCTCATGAGTTTCAAATAAAAGCTGAATATGGTGAAAGTACTATATATTATTGCGATTGCGGCTATGCTGCAACTGATGAAAAAGCCGAGTCAAATATTGTTTTCGATGAAATAAATGAAAATATTAAAGAAATTAAAAAAATGGATACACCAGATGTCAAATCAATAGATGATGTTTCATCTTTTTTGAATGTTGAGAAAAATAAAATTGTAAAATCACTGCTTTTTAAAGGAAGAGACGGTTGGATTTTAGCATTAATAAGAGGGGATTTTGAATTAAATGTTTCAAAACTTAAAGCATATTTCGGGGACCAAACTTTAACTTTAGGAGAACCTGCTGAAATAAAAAGTACATTTGGTGTAGAAACTGGTTTTATAGGACCTATTGGAATTAAAGATGTTAAAATAATAGCTGATTTAAGCGTTAAAAATTTAAAAAATTTTGTTGTTGGTGGAATGGAAAAAGATACTCATTATATGAATGTAAATTTGAATAGAGACTTTAAAGTTGACGATTTTGTTGATATTAGAGTGGTTTCAAAAGGCGAACCATGTCCAAAATGTAATTCTCCGTTAAAAGAAATAAAAGGTATAGAAGTGGGGCAGGTTTTTAAATTGGGTACAAAATATTCTGAAAAGTTAAATGCATATTATACAGCAGAAAACGGAAAACAAAAACCTTTTATTATGGGATGTTATGGCTGGGGAGTTTCAAGAACTTTAGGTGCAATTGTCGAACAGTTACATGATGATTACGGAATGATGTGGCCAAGAAGTATTGCTCCATTTGAAATTGTAATTATACCAGTATCTATAAAACAAAAAGAATTGGTTAAAAAATCAGAAGAAATTTATAATTTATTAAAAGATAAATATGATGTTTTGTACGATGATAGAGATGCTTCTCCAGGTTTTAAATTTAAAGATGCTGATTTAATAGGTATTCCGTTGAAAATCATAATCGGTAAAAAAATGAAAGATGGTAAAGTCGAATTAAAATTAAGATATGAAAAAAATGCTTTAGAAGTTGATATATCGGAATCCTTCAATAAATTATTAGAAATTGTTGAAAAAAAATTAAACGAATACGACCCAAAAATTTACCTTAATTCTATTGACAAAGATTGA
- the metG gene encoding methionine--tRNA ligase: protein MKKFYVTTPIYYVNAEPHIGSSYTTIVGDIIARYKRMRGFDVFYLTGTDEHGQKIMQAAKAKNIEPQELCDELAGKFKTLWEKLDITNDYFVRTTDEQHMKTVQYIVKKMMENGDIYKGKYEGWYCVPCETYWTKDEIEEKNGKKICPSCGREVNWVEEENYFFKLSKYNEPLKKHFEENPDFVEPEFRKNEMLKILESGLKDLSITRTTFNWGVQMPDDPKHVIYVWVDALINYVSALGYPENKEMFEKYWPADLHLIGKEINRFHSLIWPAMLMSAGLPLPKKIFAHGWLTVNGEKISKSLGNAIDPRVLVKSYGNDVIRYYLMRDIVFGKDGDFSEDNLITRYNSDLVNDLSNLVHRTLSMVNKYFDGIIPQLKEKKDVDNQLFKLINETVKKYEENMDKYLFTHALDNLWELVRFTNKYIDLTEPWLLGKDESKKDRLSTVMYNLMDSIRIIALLISPIMPDTSIKILKKLAIENPEEYLKSENIKIGLLVPDRKIEIGNPIFKRIDVKNWKKVIVMKKEEKDMEEKKIEEKFENVLIDIEYFKNVDLRVAEIIEAEKVKKSRKLIKLQLNLGELGKRQIVAGIANYYEPENLIGKKIIIVANLKPAKLMGIESNGMLLAAKINDKLVLLTTDGEIEPGAKIS, encoded by the coding sequence GTGAAAAAATTTTATGTAACTACTCCCATATATTATGTTAATGCAGAACCGCATATAGGATCAAGTTATACAACAATAGTTGGAGATATAATAGCAAGGTATAAAAGAATGAGAGGATTTGATGTATTTTATTTAACAGGTACAGATGAACATGGTCAGAAAATAATGCAAGCTGCTAAAGCTAAAAATATAGAGCCACAGGAATTATGTGATGAATTAGCAGGGAAATTTAAAACACTGTGGGAAAAATTGGATATTACAAATGATTATTTTGTAAGAACTACAGATGAGCAGCATATGAAAACAGTTCAATATATAGTAAAAAAGATGATGGAAAATGGAGATATATACAAAGGCAAGTATGAAGGTTGGTATTGTGTGCCATGTGAAACTTATTGGACAAAGGATGAAATTGAAGAAAAGAATGGAAAGAAAATATGTCCCTCTTGTGGCAGAGAGGTGAATTGGGTAGAAGAAGAAAATTATTTTTTCAAACTTTCAAAATATAATGAACCTTTAAAAAAACATTTTGAAGAAAATCCTGATTTTGTGGAACCAGAATTCAGAAAAAATGAAATGTTGAAAATATTGGAAAGTGGATTAAAAGATTTAAGTATAACCAGGACAACTTTTAATTGGGGAGTTCAAATGCCTGATGATCCAAAACATGTAATTTATGTTTGGGTTGATGCTTTGATAAATTATGTCAGTGCTCTTGGATATCCGGAAAATAAGGAAATGTTTGAGAAATATTGGCCAGCAGACTTGCATTTAATAGGGAAAGAAATAAATAGATTTCATTCGTTAATATGGCCAGCAATGCTGATGTCAGCAGGTTTACCATTGCCTAAAAAGATTTTTGCTCATGGATGGTTAACTGTAAATGGAGAAAAAATATCAAAATCCCTTGGTAATGCAATTGATCCAAGAGTTTTAGTTAAGTCGTATGGAAATGATGTTATAAGATATTATTTAATGAGAGACATAGTTTTTGGGAAAGATGGCGATTTTTCAGAAGATAATTTAATAACAAGATATAATTCAGATTTAGTGAATGATTTAAGTAATTTAGTTCATAGAACTTTATCCATGGTTAATAAATATTTTGATGGAATTATACCACAGCTAAAAGAAAAAAAAGATGTAGATAATCAATTATTTAAATTAATAAACGAAACAGTGAAAAAGTACGAAGAAAATATGGATAAATATTTATTCACACATGCGTTGGATAATTTGTGGGAATTAGTAAGATTTACAAATAAATATATAGATTTAACAGAACCATGGTTATTGGGAAAAGATGAATCAAAAAAAGATAGATTATCAACTGTTATGTATAATTTAATGGATTCAATTAGAATTATAGCATTACTAATATCGCCAATTATGCCGGATACATCTATAAAAATATTAAAAAAATTAGCTATTGAAAATCCAGAAGAATATTTAAAAAGTGAAAATATCAAAATTGGTTTATTAGTACCAGATAGAAAAATAGAAATAGGTAATCCTATTTTCAAAAGAATAGATGTTAAGAACTGGAAAAAGGTAATAGTTATGAAAAAGGAGGAAAAAGACATGGAAGAGAAAAAGATTGAAGAAAAATTCGAAAATGTTTTGATTGATATAGAATATTTTAAGAATGTAGATTTAAGAGTTGCTGAAATAATTGAGGCAGAAAAAGTAAAAAAATCCAGAAAGTTGATAAAATTACAATTAAATTTAGGCGAATTGGGAAAAAGACAGATAGTTGCAGGGATTGCTAATTATTATGAACCAGAGAATTTAATTGGTAAAAAAATTATAATAGTAGCAAATTTAAAACCTGCAAAATTAATGGGAATAGAATCAAATGGAATGTTACTTGCAGCAAAAATAAATGACAAATTAGTATTATTAACAACAGATGGTGAGATTGAACCAGGAGCTAAAATTTCTTAA